The following coding sequences lie in one Apium graveolens cultivar Ventura chromosome 3, ASM990537v1, whole genome shotgun sequence genomic window:
- the LOC141711294 gene encoding auxin efflux carrier component 5-like — MHSCNMLWLHFEMPSIMEECILIVSKAAVGTYMFCLGLFMAINKKIDENWSIGVPITGILWRFIMGPICWGLACLYLGLDGEVLKATIIQATLPPAYLSFYYAQEYRIDIDCISHG; from the exons ATGCACTCCTGCAACATGCTTTG GTTGCATTTTGAGATGCCAAGCATTATGGAGGAATGTATTTTGATTGTGTCGAAAGCAGCTGTGGGCACTTACATGTTCTGCTTGG GTTTATTCATGGCAATTAATAAAAAGATAGATGAAAATTGGTCGATTGGAGTCCCTATTACCGGCATCCTTTGGAGGTTTATCATGGGACCAATTTGTTGGGGCCTTGCCTGTCTTTATTTAGGATTAGATGGTGAAGTGTTAAAGGCAACAATAATCCAG GCGACACTTCCTCCAGCATATTTATCTTTCTATTATGCTCAAGAATATAGAATAGATATCGATTGCATTAGCCATGG GTGA
- the LOC141711208 gene encoding uncharacterized protein LOC141711208: protein MLAYGIGTDAVDDYVCIGTSTAIECLKKFVTNIILIFESEYLRKPNSNDVQRLIKMGKARGFPGMMGSIDYMHLQWKNCPKAWKGMFMRGHKGVPTILLMLLPHRTYGYDMHFSELLVLITT, encoded by the coding sequence ATGTTGGCATATGGAATTGGAACGGATGCAGTTGATGATTATGTGTGCATTGGTACGTCCACTGCAATTGAATGCTTGAAAAAATTTGTTAccaatattattttaatttttgagaGTGAATATTTGCGAAAGCCAAACTCAAATGATGTACAACGTCTCATAAAAATGGGAAAGGCTCGCGGTTTTCCCGGAATGATGGGGAGTATTGACTACATGCATTTGCAGTGGAAAAATTGCCCTAAAGCATGGAAAGGGATGTTCATGAGGGGTCATAAAGGAGTTCCAACAATATTGTTAATGTTGTTGCCTCATCGGACCTATGGATATGACATGCATTTTTCGGAGTTGCTGGTTCTAATAACGACATGA
- the LOC141711207 gene encoding uncharacterized protein LOC141711207 — protein sequence MGYYLTDGIYPEWATFVKQFHAQGEKRKLFSKYQEGHRKNVEMTFGVLQSQFAIVHDPTQFWDKEDLAKIMRACIILHNMIVEDERDTYATPFGALPSYDDATYGLPPPNLGEESLASNEMYIGRTIQLCDRQKHCQLQFDLVEHITMFHNND from the coding sequence ATGGGGTACTATCTAACAGATGGAATCTATCCTGAATGGGCTACGTTCGTGAAACAATTCCACGCCCAGGGTGAAAAGAGAAAATTGTTCTCCAAATATCAAGAAGGTCATCGAAAAAACGTAGAAATGACATTTGGCGTGTTGCAATCTCAATTTGCAATTGTACATGATCCAACACAATTTTGGGATAAAGAAGATCTCGCTAAAATAATGAGAGCGTGTATTATACTACATAATATGATCGTTGAGGATGAGAGAGACACATACGCCACTCCCTTTGGCGCTTTACCATCTTACGATGATGCAACATATGGCTTACCGCCTCCAAACTTAGGCGAAGAATCTTTAGCCTCTAATGAAATGTATATCGGAAGGACTATCCAACTTTGTGACAGGCAGAAACATTGTCAACTACAATTCGATCTGGTTGAGCATATCACAATGTTCCATAATAATGATTAA
- the LOC141711209 gene encoding uncharacterized protein LOC141711209 translates to MKKVLHPSTCSFQAYTRYLEAELHVLLEENALLQHALVPRPYNASEEESLFVFPSFAPPLQLKQMVMQETKDGELIIILLPRNSRITAKDFRGRLKQWPYSEVRIEGLKTLDYLDNLSDRKCFRKCFTEQGDAITFEYEVYSLMCGSLVLSFLLQ, encoded by the exons atgaagaaagtgctccacCCGTCCACGTGTAGTTTTCAG GCTTATACTCGCTATCTGGAAGCGGAACTGCACGTGTTACTAGAAGAGAATGCACTCCTGCAACATGCTTTG GTTCCCAGGCCTTATAATGCAAGCGAGGAggaatctctgtttgttttcccAAG TTTTGCTCCTCCGCTTCAGTTGAAGCAAATGGTCATGCAAGAAACGAAGGATGGAGAGTTGATCATAATCCTCCTCCCAAGAAACAGTAGGATTACCGCGAAAGACTTTAGAGGAAGATTAAAGCAGTGGCCCTACAG TGAAGTGAGGATAGAAGGTTTGAAAACATTGGATTATCTAGACAACCTGTCTGATCGAAAATGCTTCAGAAAATGCTTCACTGAACAAGGAGATGCAATTACTTTTGAATATGAGGTATACAGTCTTATGTGTGGTTCCCTAGTACTTAGTTTTTTACTTCAATAG
- the LOC141711206 gene encoding heat stress transcription factor A-6b-like — protein sequence MDIKEESTVIILRLHLSQSRSDAMDLDGLQQLPQAIAENQGNMVALMTSKGRKMLQMRTELAHDQGEPYSKLNFLRSIYKRGGVTYTNLQQPEQHVLRDEKSSQHSSDGERLIQEAELEQLESDTDRLRTEIMNIQKEQENADNYLLSVKERLRRTEQKQQQMFISMAKAFQNPLFSEILMQQLRPKEALETAGTSKKQKLIAPQCNKGPAEASYYPIYAKRYK from the exons ATGGATATTAAAGAAGAATCCACAGTAATTATTTTGAGGCTTCATCTGAGCCAATCACGGTCAGATGCTATGGATTTAGATGGCCTACAACAGCTTCCTCAAGCAATTGCAGAAAACCAGGGCAATATGGTTGCACTGATGACATCA aaaggTCGGAAAATGCTACAAATGCGGACTGAGTTGGCTCATGATCAGGGAGAACCATATTCAAAACTCAATTTTTTGAGAAGCATCTACAAGAGAGGCGGTGTTACTTATACCAATTTACAGCAACCTGAGCAGCATGTCTTAAGGGATGAAAAGAGTTCACAGCATTCAAGTGATGGAGAGCGCCTTATACAGGAGGCAGAACTCGAACAATTAGAGAGTGATACCGACAGGTTGAGGACTGAAATTATGAATATCCAAAAGGAACAGGAGAATGCAGATAATTATCTGTTATCTGTTAAAGAGAGGCTGAGAAGGACTGAACAGAAGCAACAGCAGATGTTCATTAGCATGGCCAAAGCATTTCAGAACCCCTTATTTAGCGAGATTCTTATGCAGCAGCTCAGGCCGAAAGAAGCACTGGAGACTGCTGGAACTTCAAAGAAACAAAAGCTGATTGCTCCACAGTGCAACAAAGGTCCAGCGGAGGCATCCTATTATCCTATATATGCAAAAAGATATAAATAG